ATCAACTCCATCACGACCAGCCTGCCCCGGTGATCCTGCTTGCACGTCTCAACCTGCCACATCGGGATTGCAGTTGTGTTCAGACCGGTGCCGATACCTCCCACGATGCGGCCGATGATCATATGGGCCAGTGTACTTGCAGAGGCCTGTAAGGCTCCTCCTATGGTGAGAAACGTAGATCCCAGCATAATGGCCTTGCGGCGCCCGATTCTGTCCCCGATAAAGCGTGAGAATATGGCCCCGAATATAGCGCCCAGGTAGTAAGTGGAGGTGATctgggcctggatggtgGAGTCAGGGTTATTGAAGGTCTTGAGGAAGCTCTTGTCGTTGAGGATGCCGCCAAACACGCCCTGGTCGTAGccaaagaggaagaacccAGAGCCGCAGGCGACGGTGATGCCGCAAGTGATAGATCTACCCTGCATTGCGGGCATTTTGAAACGACCTAGGTTGGAAATTGGTCAACAGGGGAAACGAGTGGAGTGGGACTCTTATATGGATTATGGACTTCTCCCCGTGGGGGCTGATCAGCAGGAACTGGGGAGATCAGCAGGAATTGGGGTAGGTGGAGGCAATGCCATTATCCGGGGTAGCTAGACGCTTTCATGCACTCTAATGTCCATTTGGAGTTAAGCATTTAGCCCGCTGGGTAAAGTTTTCCCGTGGTGGTAGGAATACCTGCACATGAAATCTTTTAGTGGTGGTGGcagaatttattatataggGTAATATAATGATACTGTCATGGCTGTATCGTGTTATACTATTGCTTGTTATCGATCTATTAGGGCAGTATTGACTTTGGGTCTTCAATTGGTTACCAAATCTCAGCTTCTAGGATTGTACAGCAAATGGTTGTTCTTGTACGCCGTGTTGGGACAATGCcgttttatatatagtacaaGAGTTGCCCGATATAGGAGCTACCTTGGCATCCGGGGACCAATAGGTGCTTAAACGTATTccaatatatattataagtcTCTAGACGGCCAACCACAGTTCTCAAAGAATGTTTAAGACCGGTTCTCCGCCATTTCGCTCCAACCTAAGTCGCAAACCGGAAGTCAAGGCTGTCATGAAGAATTAGCCAACGTCAATGGATGTGGAAACTTAAACTCACCGCTTATTTCCCTCGTCCGTCGTCGTCTGCCGGTAATTATGCTGTTCTCCAGGACTCATGGCATCCCACTTTCTGGCCTTGGACCGGTTGCGCCAGCGGTAGTAGAAGTATGTACCTGGGTATTGGAATACCTAGTGTGATGTCAGTTCTGGAATAGCTAGGTAGATGGGGCATTTGACGCTAACTTACACACATCCAAATGCATATCACGAGTAGACCCCTGTTCGCTTTGAAGTATCGGGGCGAGTCGCTGGATTGGTAGACTGGGTGATGGTTAATATGTGGGTAATTGCTTTGGTATTGCAATGGGGACGTACTGTTTGCGCCTATCATTCCGCTAACTTGAACCCACATGTTGTACAGACTATTGACGTGTTAGGTGGAGTCATTGCTTCAGCACGAGTTACTCACGAGGCAGAAACAGTCCGGTTCTGTACAGATCCTGCGTTTCGACTGGTCCAGGCAACTTGGATCGGGTGGGTGCTGTTAAATGTCAGTTGGATACCATATCAGTCTTTATGAGGTGTCACTCACTAAGGAAACGACAGCAAGACCGTAGCAATAGCAAAGTAAGCCCACGGACTGATCGGGTccgcaagagcaagaagtGCTATAAAACAGGGCAATAACCAAGCATCCTCCGCCATCGCCACAAAACTCCTATTGTTAACCAACTCACTAAAGGCCGTGATAAGCAGCATGGTTACACTGCCACCGACAATGTACGGGATGGACAGCAGATTCGTCTGGACGACGTTGAATCCGAGCTGACGCAGCGACAAAGTCAGGTACTGGTCTACAGGGTACTTTGGTAAACCAAAGAGTAGACCAAGGGCGTATAATGGCCACATATCATAGTCCTTCGTACATTCCCAGATCTGTCGGACTGAGAGACCTTGTCGGTTGTACATTCCTCCTTTCTGGGGGTCGTCGCGGATCACTGACATAGTTAGCTTGTGGCTCTGGAACAGTGTTTATATAGGTTCAAGTATCTCACCGCCGTTCACAattatcttttcttccttctcgttgAAATAGCCCTTCGGGTTCCACCAGCTCTTGGTCTTTGCCGGACACTGGGGCAtgaggaagaacgaggcaACGCCGACAAGGACTGGATTGAGGTTAGTGTGTGCCGGGGTGATGGTTTAGAGTTGCGTACATGTAAAGATTCCCCTAGTAAACTTGTTAGTGGTGTTGATGTATTCCGGGCCAGCTAAACTTACTCAATGAGGAACATCCACCGCCAGCCAGCGTATCCTAGGATACCGCGCATGGATAAAAGACCGACGGCAGCGAAGCCGGTAACAATTTGGACTGGAACAGTGAGCAGGTATTCTCTAAGTCAATTATAATACCATACCTAGTTGAGCGGATATCCAGTACCAGGCCAGTCGCACGGGGAGCTGCAATGTTCAGTAAAGGGCCAGTCGGGGAGCCGCAGGGTAGCTTACCGCTGGACCGGTATAGAAGTAACTCAGGTAAAGAATGGTGTCACTGCGAAATTAGAGTCATGTCGCATGCTTATAGACAATAATGCTTACGGGATGAATCCACCCTGGAATGTGGCACTGGCAAGTCAGCAGAGACCGATATACTCTGTGAGGATGTACTCACATCAGGTAACGAGTAGCGAGAAACGAGGCTCGCCCGTTGAGAAAGAACTGCAGAGCTGAGATTAAACTGAAGATGCATATCTGGATAGGAATCCACATGTCGGGTCCAATTCTACCAGAGTCAGTTGCATTTATACATCTTTAGAGAGAGATGACTGACCGCTTGGAGAGGATCTGAGATGGCAGCTCTGCGACGAGGAAACCCACTCGCTCGATGGTCTTGCCGGTATTCTGATAGTCGTAAGTATATCAATAGGCCaatgctgctgttgtcggaACATACATAGTCGCCTTGCGTAAGGCCCAGATCGTCCAGCATGTTGTCTGAGACAGCGTTGGAGATGTTCCCCCGATCAATGTTGAGCGCAGCAAACATGATACAGACCCAGAACTGAAAGGTTAACCAGATCCACATTAATCTATTAGATTTAGAATGCTTACCATAATCTTCAGGTCAATTTTGCGACGCACCGCCCTCTCCTCGCGCCACGTCCACCTGAAACCGGGATCGAATGCGCGCCAGTTCTCCCATTTGGAGTGGATATACAGCTCTTTGTACTCGTCGATATTTTCCGAGTCCCAGATGCTGGGCTGGGTTGCAATCTTGATCAAGTTAGCAACCTTTTAGCTACATACTGGATCAAATGCGTATACTCACGGCATCAAGGTCGTACACCTCCTTCTTCGGTCCCCTGCGGATTCGCAAGAACCGCAAGATTGCATCACCCAGCACTGATTCCGTCCGCTGCCCTTCATGAGTTGCTAGCGGGGCCGCCAGAGGCGGCGCGGAGTCGGTTGCACCCTTGCTCTTCACGCTGTCATGGTCGGAGGGCGCCGCAGACTCGTCGGGGACGCTGGACACGGTTGGCTTCTTGTCGGACATCTTGCTTGTATCCCCTGGCTATCCGTTGAAAGTTCTGTCGGTGGTTGCGATAAAAGTTCTTCTTATAAGAGAACTAACGCGGTGGGTTCGCCTTAGCTTCGTGACGAAACACTGGATATGTATGGCGATATCATGCCAGTTCTTGGCGTCGCCTTGTCATTCCTCTAGTATCTTATCTGCCAGGGATTTTATTGGTGATAGAATGTTTTTGTATCCGCATTTGTGCTTTTGACAGGATCCCCAGCACCGGCAGCTGGCCACGTTATGCTTCTAGAAACGATAGAAATTCTCCGGCAGGGGAATTTATCATAATGTGATATTGCCGGTGTCTTGCGTCAGTTTGGTTAGTGGACGCCGGTTGATTGACAATCACCGGCGTAAATGTCGTGCTCTGGTGGGGTTGATGCAGATAACTATATGCACAGACACAAGCTCCACGACGGTCCGGAAAAGGCTCTTTCTACGTTCTGAACTTGGCAATAGACTCTAATATGTATTCACCGAAGTCCATCAGCTGttgatatttttttttcttttcttttttctatTATTGCAATCGCAGTGCGTAGTCCTAACTGGGTCGTTGTCGGGTATGGCATAATGGGCTGCTGATCCTAGCTGATATCCTGATTCTCCTTTCTCGGGCAGTAGCCTGCCTGCCTTCACTTTATTTAAAGCGGCTTAATTTGAGTGGAAGTGTATTAGTAGAAGTGTATTAACCCACTGAGTTAACTTCAGGGCGTCAGCGGGTCGGGCCGTACGCCTGCACCTCGCTGAAGACTTTGTTGCAATGCCTGCATCGTACTGTAGCTCAATGTCATCCACTAAATCATGAAAGCACGATTAGGGTCAGTCTGTTTGAATCTGGTCTGGCCAGAGGAATAATAATGCTGAGAAACCAAATTGCCTTCTGGTTCACGGATATACGGGATATCATTATAGGTCATCTCTTGCTTGTGATTACCATTGTTGGCTTACCCTGCAAAATGTACGGGCATGTATATATGGTGGCAAAACATTGGTCCAACATCAAAACTCCAACTCATACAAGATGTCTTCATAttccccatcatcatcaccagagCTTTTTTTCGTTTGTAATGTTTGCGCCCTTCGCCAAGTTCTCGAAATGCAATGTCACAGCAGCAAATCAGACAGAAGAAcactatatctataaaggTAGAAGAATATAGCCTTCAATGCAAGACTGACCCTTATGCGGCTATCGGTATCGGACGGGCCAGTTCTATATATTTGGTTATATTCGATTCTACAAGGTTTAGTATACCCTATTTACAGCCTCTCGTTAGACCAAACCCTTATTCTGATGCGGCAATAATGCCATCTACCATCTCTAGCAATGTATCCGCCGTGACCTCGATCTCGCCAAATAACTCAGGCAGCTTATCCTTCTCCAAGACCAGAGAGTAAGCACCACGGAAGCTATAATGAGATTGTTAGGGAAACCAAGAACTTAGAACACACTGGCAAGATAGGCCTACCCTCTTCTCTGCGCGGCTGAAACATCCCAACAATGAGCCGCCGCGAACCATGGCTTCGTACCATACTGAGCCAGCTGCTTCAGCAGGGGCTCATAAGCCAATGGATCCGGCTTCCCAACACCGTACAGGTCACACGAGAGCAGGTTTTCCTTCGGCATCTCCACACCAGCCTTTGTAAAGAGaccagcaacaccatcaagaTCCGCAGCGGTCAACGCCCAGACCGTGAAGCCAGCCTGGCGTAACCTGTGAATACACTCCACTGCACCAGGCCGCATAGTAAGGTCGCTGTATGCGTCCATCATGGCCTTGACGTCCTCGTCTGTAGCAAATTGCCTTGGGTTCGGGACATCGGCTAGCCACAGCACGCGAAAGAACAGCCTAGCCATGCATTCAACAAAGGGAACATACTTGCCCGACATGCTCAGGTAAGTGTATTCGCGTTCTGCGACTTCAATCCATGTGTTTGCCAGCAGGGAGGGCTTGACGCCCTCGGCGCGGAGACGGTCGCCCAGGCGAATGTCCATGGTGCTGACTAGGGTATCGTAGGATACGAGGGTTCCAACGACGTCGAAAACGACGTTCTTGTTGCATGTCATTTTGGGCACAGTGCTGAGATGTGGATGATGACAACTTGAAATGCTCTGGGGGTCTCGAGAGAGTTCGTCTCTGTGGTCGATGACTCAGAGCTGGGGTGGGATAACTAGTTGGTTAGTTAGTGAGTTAACTGGCTCCAACGCCTCTCCATCGGCAGCTTATATAATGATTGGAGAGCAACTGTATTTGTACTGGGATCGCCCTGTATGTCCAGAGCTCTGCACTCTAGGAATTGTAGTACTAACCTCCACAGCCAGCTTGAACTTCGACCCTAGGGCTCAAGTGCCTGATCCGGGAATTGCTGGCACCAAAAGAAAAGGCTTTTTCTACGTTCTGAATTTGGCAATAGACTCAAATATGTATTTACCGAAGTCTATCAGCGGTCGGGGttttttctattattagtattgcaTTCGCAGTGCATAGTCCCAAATGGGTCGTTGTCAGGTATGGCATAATAGGCCAACCCTAGCTGGGATCCCGATTATCCTCTCTCTGGCGGTAGCTTTCCTGTCTTTCACACTTTGAAATGGCCTGATTAATTGACAGTGTACCACCTATCAAGCAGTACTAGCTTAACTAGGACATTTGGGACGTCAGCGGGCCGGGCCGTACTCCTGTGGAAGACTGCGCTGCAGTGCATAAATCCTATCATAGATCGCTGTCACCAACTAAATCATGCAAGCACTATTGTGTTAGGTCTTTTAGACCCTGGCCTGGCCTGAGGGATCATCAAGCTAAGCAACGTCGCATCCTAGTGGGGAATTGGCAACTACCAAGCCATCGTCGGCTTTGTATAATTCAACTTCATGTCTCTGAGAGATTCTAACCGACACGGAGCATTAGTTTGCAATACCGTGTTCTTCTACAACTCATGTCGGGATGCTGTTATTCTGGTTTGATATTATTAACATCGCATTATGATAAACCAACCATCGTAGCGAAAGGTATATATGTTCTTCGTTAGCTCGTATGTCGGCTCCATATACGATGGTAAGCGTACTTAATGACTTTCTACGAGGGATTAATAGTCACGTCTGGCCGATATCTCCTCTGAAAGTTAGATATACAAATAACAATTTACAGGGTAGGGAACAATGAATTCGCCTTCTTGGGTCTTTTGAGGCTGTACTTCAGCATCACAACTACACTAGTGGAGGTCAATAGATGGCCTTTACACTGTGAAATTGATGGTCTAGACACCCAGTAAACTGAGCCAGCGAACATCTGGATCCATGGATAGCTGGTCAGTCCACCACAGTGCATTAGTTCGCCTTGGGGATCCAAAGAAACGCGAACCCAAGCTCTGGAGAGTTCTCTCGCCAGGttgtccttttccttcgctctTTAGGACTACGATCTGCTCCTGTTCCGTATCTAGTGCGTCCTTGTGCTGTGGGGCCTTTGGAAGTTCAGATTATCGATTTGTATAAGGCCTACTTTTAGCTCAGCCTGACATCGTCCATAGCTACACCGTGCCAATTGATTCTGCTTTCACTATGGGGCGAAGGGCAcataaaaagaaaacaaaagaagatCAATACCAAGTCCCAAGGGGCCTCGCATTAGTGTCTCAATAGCCCTTGCAGCCCACAGAGGCGAGGAGCATTAAGAGAGTTGTGTATAAAACAGCCATTCTGCCGGATTCCTCCCAGGTTTCCCCTTCTCAGTGCCCAACTTGCTATCCATAGCCTCTTCCACAATGCGAGTCTCCAAGATATTCCTTCCCCTGGCTCTTGCTGCCTCTGCCATCGCTGCTGGAAGCACTGCCAATGCTGGCCCCAGCCTCGCCACCGTCAACCAAAAGAGCACGGAGATAATTAGTCTTATCGATTCCGTCGCTCCTGGCAATACTGACGGCGTCGCTGCGGTACGTTCCAAATCCCATGCTTGCAAAAGCCCACCGTAACTGacattctcttcctttcACATGGCAGCAAATTGAGAACGACTTAGGAGATTTTGTAAAGATGTGTGTTAGCCTCTTAAACCGACAGGATCCTTGCGATGGCAGAGAATACACTCTTGTAAATTGACCTTTGTAATTACTCGGGCTGATTGCTAACTCTTGTGTACCTACATAGTTTGTTGAAACCGCGAATAAAATTTTGAACACGATGATACAAAATGCCCATCGCGTTGGGCCCCTCGCTCCGGTCATTGAACCTATCCTCCGCAAGTTGGAAGACATCATTGATACCGTCGCCTTTGAGATTATTGGCATTGTGGGTGGCCGCTGTCCAGAGAGAATTGATCGGCTGGATCGATTAGAGAAACATATCAAGCAGGCTGAGCATTCACTTGGCCTTGATCATGAAGCAACACTGAACATCTAGCCTAGGCGGAGCTAAGGACAGAAGTATAACAGCGAGGTTGGCTTTGCTTCTATACCGGGAACAGAACCACTAGCATCTTATACTTTACTTCATTATCAAGTGCTATATCGGCGCTTCTCCGACAACTCTATCAATATTGGGCCTTTTTATACATCGTACGCGTAGTTGCTATCAAGCGGATGCAGTTTCGTCCATGTCGATAGGCCCTGTTACGGTCAGCCATACACTTCCACATCGTGGCCCCTAATACTTCCACGGCGACGAGTCAAATAACGCTTAGACTCTAGTGAAGAATGTCACATATATCCTGAAATCCGGTTTTCCGGCATCATACCCCAGGGCAACAACTGCAAATCTGCGCAGCAGCCCAGGAACAACGGCAGGAACTTTTTATTCTTCATTATGTCCCTACTTTTATGGCCTTGCATATTGTTGTTGCGACGCCATCCGAAATGCCCGGTGATGATTCAATCGGAATCGGAGATTTGATCGTGAGGATGGCTATGGGCTATTGTCAACAATCTTCGGGTTGAGGAGCAAGGGTGAAAGCGAGAACAAGAGTCAATAGTAATATACCCTGGCCGTCAATATTGAAAACGTCTATACTATGACTGAAAATATCAAACCTGTCTTGAGTATCTCAACTTACCCTATAAAAGCCTACTTCATGCAGTGTCTGCGTCAGTCACCAGGTGCCTGGCAGACAGCCATATATAAACACCAACACTGCCTTTGCAATCTCAAGACTCCATCCTTGGCATGCTACCTTGGAGAAGCCATCCCCTTTTTAAGCGTCTTGGTTAATCTGAGCCAGTCTTGGGTTGCAGCACTAAGCACGCGATGGCGCTGATCGCGCCTTCTGGCTGCACAGACACTCGACGGTTATCGCCGGCCGGACGCAGTCACGCCTTGGCGCATGTTCCTGAATGCAAAGGCTCATCCTGCTGGTGTCTGATAAGCTGGGACTGTTATTGTGCTGCGCGGGGTTCGCCTGCTTTAAATTGGGGGGTCTCGCGCATTCCTCGTGCTGGATTTGGGAAATTCCAAACGCAGACGCCAGAGTGAATTGCTGGAGTCGGATCCTGCAGAATGAAGGTATGCGACCTGAACTATATTGCTATAATTGTTAAATAGGAATAAGTGAATGCTAACGTGCGTAGTTCTCTACCTTGTCCCTCCTTGTGGGCGTCTCTATTGCCGTGCCCTGGAGACCACGCGAGCCCAGAGCGACCGGATCAAAACGACTGACATTCAATGAAACGGTGGTCGCGTCTGAGCTGTCTCCCTCGTCGATTTCAGTGCAATGGATCGAAACCGACAATGACGGGGAGTACGTCTTCCAGGAGCAGGACGGCAGCATCAAGATAGAGAGCATCGTCACCAACCGATCGCAGACCATTGTCCCAGCCGACCAGGTGCCAGACGACGCGTACGACTACTGGATCAGCCCTGATCTGTCGTCTGTCTTGTGGGCAACTAACTACACGAAGCAGTACCGCCATTCCTTCTTCGCGGATTACTACATCCAGGATGTGGAGACATTCGAGTCGCTGCCGCTAGTAAAGGGTCAGGTCGGCGATATCCAGTACGCGCAATGGAGTCCCGATGGGAAATCCATCGCGTTTGTACGCGGAAATAATCTGTTTACCTGGGTTGATGGCGAGGTGGCTGCGATCACTGAAGACGGTGGACCAGATCTGTTCCACGGCGTGCCCGACTGGATCTACGAAGAGGAGATTCTGGGTGACCGGTTCGCGATCTGGTTCTCGCCTGACGCGGAGCTGCTTGCATTCCTGACTTTCAACGAGACTGGCGTTCCTACGTACACTGTCCCGTACTACATGGACAGCCAGGAGGTTGCACCCCCGTATCCGCGAGAGCTCGAGATCAGATACCCCAAGGTCTCAGAGACAAACCCAACGGTCAAGTTGAGTATCCTCAAGCTTGGCGATAATGAGGTGACGCCTATCTCGATCGATGCATTCGATCCTAGCGAGTTGGTCATTGGTGAAGTGGCCTGGGTGACGGACGCCCACAGCGCTGTAGCTGTCAAGGCCTTCAACCGTGTGCAAGATGAGCAGAAGATTGTCATCGTGGATACGGAATCTGGCAAGGCTGCAGTCGCACATGAGCGCGATGGTACCGACGGCTGGTTGGATAACTGGCTGTCGATAGCGTACGTCGGAGCACTCAGCGGTAGAAATGCATCCTCTACCTATTTTGTGGATCTGTCCGACCATACCGGCTGGACACACCTGTACCTCTTCTCGACCTCGGGCGGCGATCCCATCGCATTGACTGAGGGAGAATGGGAGGTTACGCAGGTGGTGAGCGTTGATCAACAGCGTC
This region of Aspergillus puulaauensis MK2 DNA, chromosome 5, nearly complete sequence genomic DNA includes:
- the dppIV gene encoding prolyl dipeptidyl peptidase DppIV (COG:O;~EggNog:ENOG410PJNS;~InterPro:IPR001375,IPR038554,IPR029058,IPR002469;~MEROPS:MER0004504;~PFAM:PF00930,PF00326;~SECRETED:SignalP(1-15);~go_function: GO:0008236 - serine-type peptidase activity [Evidence IEA];~go_process: GO:0006508 - proteolysis [Evidence IEA]); amino-acid sequence: MKFSTLSLLVGVSIAVPWRPREPRATGSKRLTFNETVVASELSPSSISVQWIETDNDGEYVFQEQDGSIKIESIVTNRSQTIVPADQVPDDAYDYWISPDLSSVLWATNYTKQYRHSFFADYYIQDVETFESLPLVKGQVGDIQYAQWSPDGKSIAFVRGNNLFTWVDGEVAAITEDGGPDLFHGVPDWIYEEEILGDRFAIWFSPDAELLAFLTFNETGVPTYTVPYYMDSQEVAPPYPRELEIRYPKVSETNPTVKLSILKLGDNEVTPISIDAFDPSELVIGEVAWVTDAHSAVAVKAFNRVQDEQKIVIVDTESGKAAVAHERDGTDGWLDNWLSIAYVGALSGRNASSTYFVDLSDHTGWTHLYLFSTSGGDPIALTEGEWEVTQVVSVDQQRQLVYYLSTQHHSTERHLYSVSYKTFKIKPLVDDTAEAYWSASFSAKAGYYILTYAGPDVPYQELYSVNQTAPLRTLTSNAAFIEQLKGYALPEISYFELSIPSGEKLNVMQRLPPNFSRDKKYPILFTPYGGPGAQEVSKAWNQLDFNAYIASDPELEFVTWTVDNRGTGYKGREFRSLVAKQLGSLEAEDQVYAAKQAAQREWIDSNHIAIWGWSYGGYLTGKVLETDSGAFSLGLLTAPVSDWRLYDSMYTERYMKTLSTNEDGYNTTAIRRTEGFKNVEGGFLIQHGTGDDNVHFQNAAALVDTLIGDGVTPEQLQVQWFTDSDHSIRYNGGNVFLYRQLAQRLYEEKKRSDTEDTHQWSKRHQWMA
- a CDS encoding uncharacterized protein (SECRETED:SignalP(1-18)), with the protein product MRVSKIFLPLALAASAIAAGSTANAGPSLATVNQKSTEIISLIDSVAPGNTDGVAAQIENDLGDFVKMCVSLLNRQDPCDGREYTLFVETANKILNTMIQNAHRVGPLAPVIEPILRKLEDIIDTVAFEIIGIVGGRCPERIDRLDRLEKHIKQAEHSLGLDHEATLNI
- a CDS encoding uncharacterized protein (COG:G;~EggNog:ENOG410QDHF;~InterPro:IPR011701,IPR036259;~PFAM:PF07690;~TransMembrane:8 (i124-141o194-212i224-243o255-277i289-309o408-428i440-464o528-548i);~go_function: GO:0022857 - transmembrane transporter activity [Evidence IEA];~go_process: GO:0055085 - transmembrane transport [Evidence IEA]); protein product: MSDKKPTVSSVPDESAAPSDHDSVKSKGATDSAPPLAAPLATHEGQRTESVLGDAILRFLRIRRGPKKEVYDLDAIATQPSIWDSENIDEYKELYIHSKWENWRAFDPGFRWTWREERAVRRKIDLKIMFWVCIMFAALNIDRGNISNAVSDNMLDDLGLTQGDYNTGKTIERVGFLVAELPSQILSKRIGPDMWIPIQICIFSLISALQFFLNGRASFLATRYLIATFQGGFIPDTILYLSYFYTGPALPVRLAWYWISAQLVQIVTGFAAVGLLSMRGILGYAGWRWMFLIEGIFTFLVGVASFFLMPQCPAKTKSWWNPKGYFNEKEEKIIVNGVIRDDPQKGGMYNRQGLSVRQIWECTKDYDMWPLYALGLLFGLPKYPVDQYLTLSLRQLGFNVVQTNLLSIPYIVGGSVTMLLITAFSELVNNRSFVAMAEDAWLLPCFIALLALADPISPWAYFAIATVLLSFPYTHPIQVAWTSRNAGSVQNRTVSASLYNMWVQVSGMIGANIYQSSDSPRYFKANRGLLVICIWMCVFQYPGTYFYYRWRNRSKARKWDAMSPGEQHNYRQTTTDEGNKRLDFRFAT
- a CDS encoding uncharacterized protein (COG:E;~EggNog:ENOG410PKRR;~InterPro:IPR036412,IPR023198,IPR023214;~PFAM:PF00702); this translates as MTCNKNVVFDVVGTLVSYDTLVSTMDIRLGDRLRAEGVKPSLLANTWIEVAEREYTYLSMSGKYVPFVECMARLFFRVLWLADVPNPRQFATDEDVKAMMDAYSDLTMRPGAVECIHRLRQAGFTVWALTAADLDGVAGLFTKAGVEMPKENLLSCDLYGVGKPDPLAYEPLLKQLAQYGTKPWFAAAHCWDVSAAQRRGFRGAYSLVLEKDKLPELFGEIEVTADTLLEMVDGIIAASE